The window GGATTTATGTGTGCCTGTGTATGTTTGAGGTTATAttattaaaagcttataacttcaattttatttatggcagatgactgtaccaggaggtcaacacagaatgctaagggaagtgaaagtcacaaaggagagaagccatattcatgctcagaatgtgagaaatgttttgctaagAAATCAAGTctcattagacatgagagaattcacacaggagtgaagccatattcatgtgcagaatgtgggaaatgttttgctctgaaTGCAtatcttattagacatgagagaattcacacaggagtgaagccatattcatgttcagaatgtgagaaatgttttgctgacaAATCCGATCTcattatacatgagagaattcacacaggagtgaagccatattcatgtgcagaatgtgggaaatgttttgctctgaaaggacatcttattagacatgagagaattcacacaggagtgaagccatattcatgttcagaatgtgagaaatgttttgctgtcAAATcagatctcattacacatgagagaattcacacaggagtgaagccatattcatgttcagaatgtgggaaatgttttgctgagaaatcaagtcttgttagacatgagagaattcacacaggagagaagccatattcatgttcagaatgtgagaaatgttgtgCTTCCAAATccgatctcattacacatgagagaattcacacaggagagaagccatattcatgttcagaatgtgggaaatgttttgctgagAAATCAAgtcttattagacatgagagaattcacacaggagagaagccatattcatgttcagaatgtgggaaatgttttactttgaAATTAAGTCTTGTAAaacatttgagaattcacacaggagtgaagccatattcatgttcagaatgtgggaaatgttttacttttaaatcaagtcttgttaaacatttgagaattcacacaggagtgaagccatattcatgttcagaatgtgggaaatgttttacttttaaatcaaatcttgttaaacatttgagaattcacacaggagagaagccatattcatgttcagaatgtgagaaatgttgtgCTTCCAAATCAGAGCTCATTACACATGagataattcacacaggagagaagctatattcatgttcagaatgtgggaaatgttttacttttaaatcaagtcttgttaaacatttgagaattcacacaggagagagttcatattcatgttcagaatgtgggaaatgttttgctgagaaatcaaatcttattagacatgagaaaattcacacaggagagaagccatattcctgttcagaatgtgagaaatgttttgctcagaaatcagatcttgttaaacatgagagaattcacacaggagagaagccatatttttcatgttcagaatgtgggaaatgttttgcgcggaaatcacatctcattacacatgagagaattcacacaggagtgaagccatattcatgttcagaatgtgggaaatgttttacttttaAATCAGAGCTCATTACAAATGAGatcattcacacaggagagaattcatattcatgttcagaatgtgggaaatgttttgctgagaaatcaaatcttattagacatgagaaaattcaaacaggagtgaagccatagtcatgaatagaatgtctgttttagtaaatctTAATAGACTTTTACTATCTGTTAATAAAGAGTTCATTTTATGTCATTACGGTTGTGCACTTTTTATGATGGATCATTTACAAACTATTCatctttttacactttttttttaatatttgatagagaaaaaaacttttttttttgttatagccAAGTTGTACTCTTTATTCATACATTTGTGTACTGTTTGAGAGCATAATTCATTTTGTTAAATCTACACTCCATTTTGTCTTTGTGTGTACTGTGTCTCCCTTGGTGTAATGCAGCAGAGACCTCTGTTTACTTTAGATAAGGACTTGTATACTTTAAATTTCTTTGTTAAAAGTGAAGTTCAGGAATGTGAAACTAAAAAGTTTATatagtcttaaggtggctttacacactacgacatcgctgtaacgtcaccggttttgtgatgcaatagcgacctccccagcgacattgcagtgtgtgaaacacatcagtgacctggcccctgctgtgaagttgttgatcgctacaaatcgttcaggaccattctttggtcctttgtttcccgctgtgcagcaaagtctcagtgtgtaaaaagactttacagcaactttattagcgacttccctttcaaaaagctgctttacaacgtccccaaagactagctaggtcgttctgcaggtccggatcgctgttgcgtcgttggccaggtctgcctgtttgacagctcactagagactttgtagcgatcccggccaggttgggatcgctggtgggatcgctagaaagtctgtgtgtaaaggggcctttagataaGAGTGATGATGATGTAATCTTTTGTTTGAGACAAAGGGAGAGCTACTTCTGATACTTTGTCTTAGAGAGGCGTatcttatacatacatatatacatgatctttataatttaatttaattaggacCACACACACAAAATCTTATATGTCTCATGCTGAATGGCGACAACAAAATCTAGTGCCTGAACAGCGACCCACTATTCCTGAGAACCGCTGATCCAACCACCTTGCCTTCTTCAGAAAGGCAACTCAAGCTGTATCaaaaggtaagaagcttattcttacaatattCGAATTTGATAAACGGACTATTTTGCAAAttttcctacctacaaagaatggagagggctgtaatctttattgtaggtaacttcaactgtgacagaatgaaattctggtgaagaaaataagggaacggaacgtacaggttgttttctcatcaatcctcccagtcgatggccatggtggcagaagatggaataggatactagatttgaacaactggctacaattacttactaaatgggaaactgctggggaaaacagacatggaaaaagacttagattcttattgactaagatactAAATtgaagtgcccagtgtcaggcagcagccaccaaagcaaatagggtgatgggatgcattagaagaggtctgggggcacgagatgaaaacatcattctccctctgtacaaatcactcgtcagaccacacttggagtattgtgtgcaattttgggcgccggtgctcatgaAAGAcaatactgaacttgaaagggttcagaggcgggctactaaaataataaatggagtgggagcattacaatacatggaaaggttatcaaaattaggtctatttactctagaaaagagaagacttaaggtccagtcacactaagcaacttaccagcgatcccaacaacgatagggatcgctggtaagttgctaggaggttgctggtgagctgtcacactgcgacgctccagcgatcccaccagcaacctgacctggcagggatcgctggagcgtggctacacgagttgctggtgagctcaccagcaaccagtgaccagcccccagtctcctagttacagcacacatcaggttaattaacccgatgtgtgctgcagctaaatgtgcacagagcagggagcagcgcacactgagcgctggctccttgctctcctagttacagcacacatcgggttaattgcctgatgtgtgctgcagctaaatgtgcacagagcagggagcagcgcacactgcttagtgctggctccttgctctcctagttacagcacacatcgggttaattacctgatgtgtgctgcagctacatgtgcacagagcaggagccggcagcacaggcagtgagagcggaggaggctggtatcaaaggtaaatatcgggtaaccaaggacagggcttcttggttacccgatgtttacattagttaccagcctcagcagaagctggctccctgctcactgcacattagttgttgctgtctcgctgtcacacacagcgatctgtgcttcacagcaggacagcaacaactaaaaaatggcccaggacattcagcaacaaccaacgacctcacagcaggggccaggttgttgctggatgtcacacacagcaacatcgctagcaacgtcacaaaagttgttcgttaccagcgatgttgctagcgatgttgcttagtgtgacggggcctttaggggagacctaataaatatgtacaaatatatcagagggccatatagagatctcttcccatgatctgtttgtaccaaggactatgacaagaacaagggggcattctcttcgattggaggaaagaaaattcctacatcagcatagaagagggttcttcacggtaagagcagtgaggctctggaactctcttcctgaggaagtggtgatggccaactcactgaatgaatttaagaaaggaatggatgcttttcttgatagcaaaagtatagaaggttataaatagcataatcttacaggtagatagaagagcgaccaagattattagaggaatgggtgggctgcaataccaagacatgttattaaacttggggttatttagtttggaaaaacaaaggcttagggggatctaatcacaatgtataaacataggaGGGGactgtacagagacctttccaaagatctctttacacctaggcctgtgactggaacacgggagcatccgctacgtcttgaggaaagaaggtttaatcataattacagacgagg is drawn from Anomaloglossus baeobatrachus isolate aAnoBae1 chromosome 3, aAnoBae1.hap1, whole genome shotgun sequence and contains these coding sequences:
- the LOC142295765 gene encoding uncharacterized protein LOC142295765; the encoded protein is MQNAADTMEKGEMDVRGDERSRDLSTDDCTRRSTQNAKGSESHKGEKPYSCSECEKCFAKKSSLIRHERIHTGVKPYSCAECGKCFALNAYLIRHERIHTGVKPYSCSECEKCFADKSDLIIHERIHTGVKPYSCAECGKCFALKGHLIRHERIHTGVKPYSCSECEKCFAVKSDLITHERIHTGVKPYSCSECGKCFAEKSSLVRHERIHTGEKPYSCSECEKCCASKSDLITHERIHTGEKPYSCSECGKCFAEKSSLIRHERIHTGEKPYSCSECGKCFTLKLSLVKHLRIHTGVKPYSCSECGKCFTFKSSLVKHLRIHTGVKPYSCSECGKCFTFKSNLVKHLRIHTGEKPYSCSECEKCCASKSELITHEIIHTGEKLYSCSECGKCFTFKSSLVKHLRIHTGESSYSCSECGKCFAEKSNLIRHEKIHTGEKPYSCSECEKCFAQKSDLVKHERIHTGEKPYFSCSECGKCFARKSHLITHERIHTGVKPYSCSECGKCFTFKSELITNEIIHTGENSYSCSECGKCFAEKSNLIRHEKIQTGVKP